The segment TTTTCGATGttcaaatactagatctagatctatatgttacataggttggggtttaaaaaaacaactttacttcttataactactatacaaaacaacgccttctttcagcttttttaaaaacgttcatgacattttttgtagtgttcaaagatctccatgtccagtctatatataatatatataggtctgtgaataaGACATTCTTAAATGAATTGGGCTAAAAGATTGTACTTGCCAAATTTGTTGTACCTCTTAAGCAAGCGAGTGATTAACTTTGTCAAATGGTTTATCATGGAATCGTAAGATGCATTCGCTTATTATCTTAACCTAAATCatcaattaaacatttaaattaaattttacacaACCTAAATTTCATCCCTTACAACTCTTTTGATCTTTCCCCACGAAAGTTAGGAAATGACGCTTTAAACTCGATCCCTTGAAAACTTATCCCATCTTTCTTTActttcaagaaaaacattagcATATTAAGACTCATTGATACATTTAGAACCAAACCATTGAGATCTACAtgcttaaaatgtatttagaatGGCTGGACTTATTAgtgatgttttatatttatagtcttcaAGCATCTTGTACCTACATACATAGTTTCTTTAGCAGCGctatataaagtaaattagTAATACTACATaataacactatatatatatttgtataatcATCAAAGGTTGAATCGTATCTCTGAGACAGAAGCTTCAACATGGGAGTCAAGGATGGATTTATGTCAGCCAATGTCGCAACAAAAATAGCTTTGTTTGTGATACTCTTAGCAGATGTCGTCAAGTAAGTACAGTGTAATAAAATACACCGAAGGCGACCTATTAACTACTAGTGGTTATAGGCTACATTTAACACAGACACTCTGAAATATCATCTTTATGATTCTATATGATTCTTTATGATTCGATATGATTCAATGATTCTTCATGTTTTAGAGATGATAGAAATGTTTATGagattttaaatatgtataaagAGAAGAAATTAAAATACGAGATGGATGTTTTAGAGCAGACACGCATGTTTCTGAGATGATAcaatcgttaaaaaaaaaaaaaaaatttagaggcGATTtagagttttttgttttgtttttgaaagagatgatacaaagcttataaggCATTCCCTTCACTTTTACAGTTGGATTGCTTTCTGTACAACATCCTGGCAAGTTATTGAGTCAACCAAATCGTACACAGGGCTGTGGAGGTACTGTGTCGGAGCAGGGGCATGCAGTATGCTCGATGGGTCAACTGACGGTAAGATGCCTACAGATTTTTGAAAGCGTCTATCTTTTGCGTGCCGAGGGTGCCAAGCGCCTGTTGCAACAAAGCTTTTCTGTAGAGAcagaaatatataatttttgaaGTGTTTTCATACCCATTCTGACGCCCCTCCCTATTACGCAACAGTGCCCGGGGACGGCTACCCCATAGACCGTCGCCCTGGTACGCCACTGACTAGCTCATGTTTTATTTAGATGTTAATACAATAAGGTCCACTTATCACAGTTCTAAAACACTAGATTATTAAACACAAGACACTGTCAgcaatttattgaaatattttctctAGTTAATAAATGATAAAGAAATCACGGTGTCTGTTTCTTTCACAAAGACTTTCAACACCAGAAGATCGTCTGTATCTTTATTTAAAACTGATgtgtgtggttttttttttatatattacaaggaaaaacacaaataaaatctagatttaactacaaattaattaaaaatgtaaagcaattatcttattatcttataaataccaGACGTtctttcaaaacaaataaataaacgatAAATGCGTTCTACGCGTATCTTTTATGTTAATCAAATCGTGCGTATTGAAAGGGTTAAACAATTGACTATAAATCGCATGATAAGTGATCAGAGAATCAGAGAATCAGAAATGTCTTCATTTGAGAGCAGTAGGACAAAGTTTAGGTTTAAGTTTAGTATGTGACCCACTAGGAAATGAAGTCAACAATTCCTAGACATAAAGATAAACAGGTAACATaaagtctttttctttttttttttaaatcgagcCATCCTTTATAAATATTCTGATGTGTTTCTcatttttttcatctatttAATTCTTGTAATGTTTCATGACTGCAGGAAGTCTTTCCTCTGAGCTTTGCACCACTAAAGTCTTCTATGAACAGGCCAGCTCCTGACTTCTACATAAGACGGTGCACAAAAAGTTCGCCTATTGAGTTATTCAACTTTTTACTGAtttcaaagaaacatttgagtcgagtgtGGTAATTTCCGCTAAGCCGTGTTCATAATTTAAGTCAAGATGAGATGGtgataatattttgaaaaaattataacagtaaaagcagagttttcactgtgtgTTCAATTAGGTAGTTATTTTCCCCCCAAAGAAATTTCTAGGAAAagcgttagagccattttcgaaaTACCCCTGACCTCAGCGCACTAAAAATCTATTGAGCTAATaagtgacacacacacattttttagcTTTTGTATTGTTGAAAAAATCGACAAAGTATTTGACGCTAACCGATATATTACTAGAGGATTAAAAGGATCAAATtgtttatatacatacatacatatattagacataactgaatagcagcaccagggtccaagtttttaagagagaaagtagtgaattaaatgatacgaaaataagggactgcgccgaccgaggctcgaacctttTACCCTGGAAACGACAACATCGCCTAGCGATAATTGAAGCTTTTGATTTTTCCAACAATATTAGTTTTACCCTTAAAACGCGtctggtagtttagcctctaaacatcagaattgtattttcattttgtatgcactcattgtaaaacatctcagcactttaagggttaaagaaaaaaactcaaAAAGCTCTGATAAGActattttctttataattacAGATAACTTCGATGCCATTCAGGCTTTCGCCATCTTTGGCTTTATTGCACTGAACGTCGGCTTTCTTCTCATCGTCCTGTACATGTTCTGGGGAAGTTGCAAAGGAAACGCTGAAACTGGCATTGCTTCAGCCATCACTCTCTTTGTTTCAGGTAATTGCTTCAGCCATCACTCTCTTTGTTTCAGGTAATTGCTTCAGCCATCACTCTCTTTGTTTCAGGTAATTGCTTCAGCCATCACTCTCTTTGTTTCAGGTTTGTATGCAGAATTCTCAATTCTAAATAGTAGTTTGTAATATGTATCTCAATATAATTATACTTTATTGATCGGTCGATATAAGTAGatgttttcataattattttgttccacTTTAAAGCTGGCTGTTGGCTGATTTCTGTGGCCATTTTCGGTGACAAATATGATGAGGCAGGAAGGTTCGGCTACTCTTACGCCCTGGCAGTATGTGCTCTCATCTTGGCTCTGATTGGTGGGATCATCATGATCATAGGTGGCCGAGGTAACAGCGCTGTCAGCTCGAAGTAAAtggaaaatgtaaaaagagaTGAGACGAGATCTAAACTGTTGTATATTTAGAGAATTTCCATCGAAGCCAGTATTTACATTCACTAACACGCAGCACTATAAAATGTTACGAGCTAAAGTCTCGCAATGTGAACCAAACGAAACATAGATGTACTGAATCTCATATACAGACACATTCGAAAAGCATTCTCTGTTGTACATTATgtctgtttttatttgtattcatgCTATTTATTGACAAACTAACACACGTTTTAGCTTCTGATTGATTATAATGGATTATAACATCAGGCAAACATTACTTTTTACTTACATATAAACATCAGTAATGCTTCAGACGAAGAGGCAGATTTAAAAAGCATCATCCTAAGCAAGCGTCTTTAGtttcttattaaatataaaaaattgtaagttaaatcaaaacattggtttaagtttaattctttttaaaaagttttatatatGTACAGTTTTACTTTGTAACTTTTCCGTCCTTATTTTATTACTCAAACAATGATCTATATATTTTGAGAtcaattatatatctatattgcAATGCATTTAGATGTTTAGGATCGAAGTAAATGTATGTCTAGGATATAAATAGGTTTATGGAGATTGTTAGAAAACGATGCAAGTAATTGAAGAAGttagttatgttgttttttttttttcatttcatttgataaaacTTGCCTACAAAAGCTACACATCTGtcttagctttttttaaatagtttatacAAAGATTTATCTACgcattgtatttttatttaatgtaacaGCCTTGAATATTtacgatttttaaaaacaaaagtaaaatgtttatgAATGTTAAAATGacatgtttgtatgtttttcttcttttttcaaagttacatttttaatgttttcataaaatggTGTAAGAGTAACTGTAAGACGTGTggactttaaacaaaaaaattagcaCGAGATGTGTGGGGAAAttaataaaacacacacacacatactgttCACACACACGATATGAATGAAATCTAAAAAGCACAAGGTGTGTAGGAAAGCTTTTTTTCTAAAGGATAAAACAAGCCAGTCATAAGTGTCTTTGTTGTAATTCACCCACATTGTGCGTTCAATAACGACCAGAAAACCTGTACCAAGATAGCTAGATAGCATTCTTTACCTTGAGGAAACTTGGATTTTTGATGGGGCATTTTTTAGCGTCCCGATAGGGGAagagccgctattagttttgtgtagtctgtctgtccgtccatctcCTTGACTGTCTGGTTTAGAtagcaaaaactagaaaagatattgaaaatcaattATCAACATCATGATCTATTAGATCTTACAAAATTCTACATTCTGACatcgaaaaatttaatttttaaaacgaACTTTGtatgaagttttttttcccctgtaaaaaatacaccaatgttacaactattcactattctcTGAAGAAAACTAACAGGGAAGAATACAATAATAAGGGACGTCATTCTTCTGTGGaccggtattaaaaaaaatatatcaatatgagtagttgcttttttttttcttaaataatgttgtataaaaagtttgtattaatTAACAAAAGGTTTTCTGTTAAACAAGCTACTAAATGTTTACATgaactgtttatttctatttctttgaagaGAAGGATatgtatataagataagaagtccAATATGTTTGAAAACATTTAATGATCAGAGTGCTAACTGTGCAAACAACTCCACCCCCAGAGAACATTCTGATATTACGTAACGGGTAAGGGAGGTATAAACATTTCTTATGATTTAAAAGAAAGGGTGGGGGGTCCAAAGAATGGTTGcgcaacaaaataaaaaatatttaaatgaaataactGAGTAGAAAAGTGGTGcgcaacctaattcgacctgcgggccattttaattttccgAGACTTGTGTCGAGGGTCACATGAatgaaaaggtacaaaaacgaaatgaaattgacctgaaactatttcttTAGAAACCCATGGATCTAGTAGTTATACTAAATAATGGGCTAGTtaaagtttgtctttttttttacgcgtcggGTAATGGCTTTTATTTCACTACTTAatatgtgagcaacattgtagctaacTTTGCAATCGACTCCTTTTCTGGTCTCTTtatggtaaatattcccatcgatcccccaatctctaggcgtagtttaacaaactaattatttgttttataatgccgtttattattattagtttttttttaacagccacactttccttacaaaacaaatatgttggcttattttCACATTCCGCAaataaagtaaagatccgttcacttttcctggtagattctacattcagagtcacATTTTATAAGTATACGAATGTTAAAATTCATGGTAcaaccaatccatcagagaaaaactGAGGAACCTAATGTAGGGAAAGATACATTTGTCTTTATGCCGaacggcgggccggatggaaccacgttgTGGGCCGAATCTGGCCCGCTGGCCgaattttgggcatcactggtgtagaATATGTGTAATTTACAAATAGCAGCACAAGTGTTGACGAAGGAAGACATGTTAAGAGCTGcctttattacgtaaacacaagcagtgttgcactgacgcgctagtgtgcaaatgtatatataatgcAACTAAATTACATCTCTTTTCTTCAAGTcataaaatctatttatcagaataacaaCTAACACAACTATTTCAAAGATTAAAGTCCTTACGTTACGTCTGGTCCTGAGGTGAAGAAGAAGTGTGTAGTGACGGCTTTACATCTAGCGCAGTTTGTACTCTTGAAGTCTCTAGATTTGTGGCTCTGAGATGTCACCTGGAAAGTCAAATCTATTTGCTTTCTCATAGGCTTTCTGATGTGTTTTCCATTTCTTCTGTAAACCTGATTTCCACTTTTGATATTATATAAACCAGGCTTTGAAAGTTTCCACTTAGAATGAAGTTGTAGTCTGATTGacgcactagcggatccagaactttggagtggggggggcgatttttttccaaaccctaaccctaacgcccagtaaaccctaaccctacgcataaacgtgaacacacacacacacacacagacagatatatatgtatatatatatatatatatatatatatatatatataattatatatatatatatatatatatataattatatatatatatatatatatatatatatatatatatatatatatatatatatatataaatatgagaataaaaaaaagcagcgtttctcaaccttcggagaaaaacaaaacaactggggcagcgctattaggttctctggtgaagttcggggcgaagccccgacgccataagcgttttcttgctttattcactgcagatacgcattctcctgacaagtacagctcattattcatcaatggagttcggggcgaagccccgaccccataagcgttttcttgcttttttgactgcagatacgcattctcctgaaaaatacagctcattcttcacaatgtagttcggggcgaagccccgacgccaaaagcgttttcttgcttttttcactgcagaaacgcattctcctgacaagtacagctcattattcatcaatggagtacggggcaaagccccgacgccaaatgcgttttcttgcattcttctctgcagaaacgcattttcctgacatctacaactcattaccaataaatgaagttcggggcgaagccccgacgccaaaagcattttcttgcattcttctctgcagaaacgcattctcctgacatctacaactcattacacataaatgaagttcggggcgaagccccgacgtcaaaagcgttttcttgcattcttcactgcagaaacgcattctcctgacctgaagctcattattcgtactattaaaaaactacctttcgaataatgttgtacttgaaaaatattctaatttgaatttataggcccataatacattgcaaataaaaccgatttgtctttgaaaagataggataccccacgtatttagatttttgctttgaggattgccgccgaaaaaaaaaattcgataaatattattcaagaaaactctaatataaattgtgagttatagtcccaaatttatttagctagaaaaatatcagattgaaaaggttgggaaaaggtgactatgaaaatgttatttgagtttataactcatctcaatcatgactcttatactgaaaaatttcgtttgaattctaacttttccaatgcaaagtctttcttaaaatacttatgataacttcatgtgaaattacaaaaactctgtctggaaatgggaatggcggtagagtgaaaacgattaatcctcgctcctttactaatttctgctaaagattacatttggcattaaagaataggtatggggcgactcgatataagaatttaatttatagtatatataaattatattagtgacagattttttttaattttgtaatttcttaactataatacaaaaagaaaaagtattgatttgtccgatgggggaaatgcgattgcatggatcgcccctcccacctggtacaaccctttttcatttaaatttactaatgacaCAATTTgaaattagagtgtggtacgacatatttacaatgggtcacatatcaatacgtagtttatattatatagatattcaactaattttgttcacaaactatgattctccacaaaaataggaccgccccccccagcactcagaggactagagtggggagggcagtacatgcaatcgccccccccctcaccccaacgaatcggccaaaataccagaaagggagaaacataatataaaatttatatattaattcaactaattttgttcacaaactatgatttctgcataaaaacggaccgcccccccccactcaaagggtttaggtgggaagggcagaagaggtattcgtccccccccccaccaatcggcaaacagggaacgacataatataaagatcggttaaaatatcaataacaagttacaaggaaatagatatttaattgatttgttagcaggctgtgatttctaccaataaattggaccgccccccccactcgaaagtgtagggggggcgggattgataccaccgccccctcccgaccccaccaaatcggccaacatactagaggggggggggcgaaataatctaaaaataggttgaaatataaataattagtatatatttttaacataagtaataaattcgtatacaaattgtgtgaatcctatactaaagttcgtccgcccccccccccccttcgggggggggggtcggccgagtgggggggggcgatcgcccctaccgcccccccccctggatccgccagtggattGACGTCCCTTCCAGAATAGGAGGATGTTTCTTAGCGTAATTTTTTCCTTTAAGCTAAACAGGTCACATCCAACCATCGTGGTAGGTATTTGCGGTTCTGACACTCCTCATTGATTGTGTATCTTATTAACGCTATTAGAATAGGTTTTGATTATTATCTAGACCGCGTCTACAAGGAAGTGGAAATGACGTAAGGCAAGTTTAAAAAGTTCACTTTGGGGTAAAGAAATCATAAACTGGAAGTTCTATTTTTGtgatggatttttaaaaaatgttttctatctAGACTGCGGCCTTTTAGGgtaataccgaaaataaaatacaaaggtttgatgaAAGCTTGCAATTTTTAGCGAATAGTAATCCCAGGGTTGCGATTCTGTCAAAAACACTTTTTACTGAGCATCTAGGAGgcaaaaggaacctgtgtacacAGGGCCGCCGCGaaggttgtggccgcctgcgtgcgaaattaaaaatgccGCCCTCCTCCTTTTattccagaaaaaaaatatttcattaagaCTGCGCTGGACGCTGTTCCAAAAAGACCTTTGATTTCAATCCATTTTTTGTAGACCATTCCATTTTTTCCATTCATATTCATACAGTTGTATCCCTCGAGTACAACAATGCACCATGCACTATGCACAGTTTCGGATTTATGTGCATTCAGAAATCTAACATTTTGGTTCTATgtgataaaacattaaaaactgatctcgttctgactactcgCTTATGCTTCTGTATTTGCTACGATTATAATTGATGAGCTGCggcgggtatattacaatgaacacaatgaacagtgtaattgatcatgatctatatacaatttctcgataactttgactgctcaacagtgttatatggtctggacgtggataTGTTAACTTGATTGTTATTGTACGTTTAAGcgcaatcccgccccccccccccccaaaaaaaaaggttgaaaaacaAAACGCCATTAACAGTGGAAATTTTTCAACGTTCCATAAACTTTCATAGTAattatcacgattgtattttgAAGAAATGTGAATtgtatccacaatcatctgaAATACATGGATTCAGAGTTGCCTACAAATGTATCCAacaaatgaagcaactcagcactaaatatttttcttgagtttaatacaaagtaaataatccAAGAagaaggcagacagaaaaagcgatgggaggacaacattaaagaatggacgggcctgccattgagagaggttctaaacaaggcaaaaaaaaagggaggaatggagaaagacggtcgacaaatcttgcctggtgccccaacag is part of the Biomphalaria glabrata chromosome 2, xgBioGlab47.1, whole genome shotgun sequence genome and harbors:
- the LOC129924503 gene encoding epithelial membrane protein 1-like; this translates as MGVKDGFMSANVATKIALFVILLADVVNWIAFCTTSWQVIESTKSYTGLWRYCVGAGACSMLDGSTDDNFDAIQAFAIFGFIALNVGFLLIVLYMFWGSCKGNAETGIASAITLFVSAGCWLISVAIFGDKYDEAGRFGYSYALAVCALILALIGGIIMIIGGRGNSAVSSK